The genomic region AAATGGTACGCCGATGTAGTTGAGAATACGCTGAAATTCGTGGAAAACGAACTTCAGGACGAATCAGGAGCATTTTACTCTGCACTAGATGCCGATAGCGACAATGGCCAGGGACATTCAGAAGAAGGTGCATTCTACGTCTGGACAAAGGATGAGTTGATGAAAATTCTGGGAGACGATTACGAATTGTTTTCAGAAGTCTATCATATCGATGCCTTCGGAAGATGGGAAAAAGATCATTACGTACTCATTCGAACTAAGAGCCTTGAGGAGCTTTCAGTTAAACTCAACTTAAAGCGAGAAGAATTAAGCGCTAAACTAAAAGAACTTCAGAAAAAACTAGGATCTGAAAGATCTAAGCGGTCAAAACCCGGACTTGACGACAAATCAATCGCTTCCTGGAATGCAATGATGATCAGCGGATATTGCCATGCTTTCCAGGCGCTGCAAAAAGAAGATTATCTTGTAAAAGCTGAAGCTGCTATCAATTTTATTCTGAAGAATCTAGTTCAGCCGGGCGGCAGACTTTATCATACTTATAAAAACGGAAAAAGTAGTATCAATGCCTATCTCGAAGACTATGCTTTTGTGATTCAATCTTTATTGGATCTGTATGAGAGCAGTTCCCGAGAATACTACCTGGACAAAGCTCAAGAATTACTTGAGATTGTGGAACATGATTTCAAGGATGAGGAGACCGGCCTATTTTATTTTACTTCATCACTAGACCGGGCGTTGATTAACAGAATTATAGATGTACAGGATAATGTGATTCCAGCAGCTAACTCGGTGATGGCACATAATTATTACAAGCTAGGTAAACTTACAGGTAATACCACGCTTATTGACAGGTCAGAAAAAATGTTGCAGGCAGTGCTTCCAGGCATTACCGACTATGCACAATCCTACTCGAACTGGTTGCTTTTATTACTTAATTTCACACATCCTTTCTACGAGATTGCCATTACTGGAGATAATTACGAAGAACTTGTGAAAGGATTTCAACAGCAATATTTACAAAATAAAGTGCTGGCCTCTTCTAAAAGCAAATCTGAACTTGGAATATTAAAGGATCGGCTTAAGTCTGGTGTTTCATTGATCTATGTTTGTAAACAGGGAAATTGTCAGCTTCCAGTGCAGAAATTAAGTGACGCTTTAGGACAGATGATTTAATTTTAACATAAAATAAACAGGATATGGCCTCTATTTTTTTAGACTAGGGGCTTGAACTTAAATTAGAAAAAAAAGAATGGACAAGTTGAACAACTACGGCGAAATCGCAAAAGAATACGCGAACAAGTTTATCGATTACCTCCCTACGCTAATCGGTGCGATCGTGCTGCTACTTGTAGGACTTTGGGTAATAAAACTCATTGTAAAATATTTAAAGAAATTATTCGACAAGAAGGACTACGATCCTACTCTAGAAAAGTTCACTGTAAACGCTGCCAGTTGGGGTCTCAAGGTGTTACTTTTTGTGCTGGTTATCACACAACTTGGTGTGGAGAGTGCATCGCTTGTAGCAGCAATTGGTGCTGCAGGTCTGGCCATTGGTCTTGCTTTGCAGGGATCGCTTTCCAATCTTGCCGGTGGAGTGCTTATAATAGTTCTAAAACCATTTAAAGTTGGAGATTGGATCGAAGCACAGGGAGTTTCCGGTAGTGTAGTAGAGATCTCATTATTTTACACGAAGCTTGACACTTTTGGGAACCAGAGAGTGGTAATTCCAAATGGTGAACTAAGTAATGATAATATCACGAATTACAGTTTCAACAAAACCCGTAAAGAGAATCTAAGCTTCGGAATTTCTTATGATGATGATATTAAGAAAGCAAAAGAAGTGCTTACAAATATGGTAATGGAACAAGAGAAAATCCTTAAGGATCCAGCCCCGCAGATCATTGTTTCTGAACTTGGAGATAGTTCGGTTAACTTCTCTGTTCGATATTTTGCTGAATTGCCAGACTTCTGGGATCTACACTGGTATATGATCGAGGAAGGTAAAATTAGACTTGAGGAGGCTGGAATGACCATTCCTTATCCACAAAGGGATG from Christiangramia sp. OXR-203 harbors:
- a CDS encoding thioredoxin domain-containing protein translates to MKKPDNTNQLINESSPYLLQHAHNPVDWRPWNDKSLDEAKKKNKLLLISVGYSACHWCHVMEHESFEDAEVAAIMNANYISVKVDREERPDVDQVYMNAVQAMTGMGGWPMNVVALPDGRPVWGGTYFQKDQWKSALTQIAHLYEEQPEKLLEYAQKLEEGLSQMQIIEIPENEKKLDKSLFDGIISKWKSVLDHKNGGYNRSPKFMMPSNHDFLLRFAHQEKDTELLKYVKHTFNKISWGGVYDPIDGGFSRYSVDEKWHVPHFEKMLYDNAQLVSSYANLFKLTKNKWYADVVENTLKFVENELQDESGAFYSALDADSDNGQGHSEEGAFYVWTKDELMKILGDDYELFSEVYHIDAFGRWEKDHYVLIRTKSLEELSVKLNLKREELSAKLKELQKKLGSERSKRSKPGLDDKSIASWNAMMISGYCHAFQALQKEDYLVKAEAAINFILKNLVQPGGRLYHTYKNGKSSINAYLEDYAFVIQSLLDLYESSSREYYLDKAQELLEIVEHDFKDEETGLFYFTSSLDRALINRIIDVQDNVIPAANSVMAHNYYKLGKLTGNTTLIDRSEKMLQAVLPGITDYAQSYSNWLLLLLNFTHPFYEIAITGDNYEELVKGFQQQYLQNKVLASSKSKSELGILKDRLKSGVSLIYVCKQGNCQLPVQKLSDALGQMI
- a CDS encoding mechanosensitive ion channel family protein; amino-acid sequence: MDKLNNYGEIAKEYANKFIDYLPTLIGAIVLLLVGLWVIKLIVKYLKKLFDKKDYDPTLEKFTVNAASWGLKVLLFVLVITQLGVESASLVAAIGAAGLAIGLALQGSLSNLAGGVLIIVLKPFKVGDWIEAQGVSGSVVEISLFYTKLDTFGNQRVVIPNGELSNDNITNYSFNKTRKENLSFGISYDDDIKKAKEVLTNMVMEQEKILKDPAPQIIVSELGDSSVNFSVRYFAELPDFWDLHWYMIEEGKIRLEEAGMTIPYPQRDVYLYDQTKMRGTERDKRSAE